The Paenibacillus sp. FSL W8-0426 region TCCACCCGGTTTGACACGCCCAGAACCACGCAGTCCTTGTCCAGCTTGGCATACTCCCTGAGGTTGCCAGGCAAATTTACCCTGCCCTGTTTGTCCAATTCGCATTCGGTAGCCCCCGAGAAAAAAAACCGGGTAAACGCGCGCGCATCGGATTTCATCAAAGGCAGTGCCTTGAGCTTCTGTTCCATGATTCCCCATTCATCCATGGGATACACGAAAAGACACTGGTCTAACCCACGTGTGACAACGAAAGAAGGCCCTAAGGATTCGCGGAATTTGGCCGGGATAATGATCCGGCCCTTGTCATCAATGCTATGTTGGAATTCCCCCATAAACATTGGCCCACTCACTCCTCACCCATTCTCCCCACTTTGCCCCACTTTCCACCACCTAAGCATAATAGATTCGCAAAAAAAAATCAAAACCCTTCTTTCCTATCTTGATTTCCCCAAATATTCGTAATCATGAAAAAAACATAAAAAACGCCCTTGATCCCGTACTCAGGACCAAAGGCGTTTCCCGGGCAGTGACTGTACGATGCCGTACATGCCACATCTACATCATTTTATACCTTTCGAACCAGATGTTCTGCAAGTAATTTCTGGTGTCTCGCGCCATGATCGATATCCCGACCCGGAATCAGAACTTCCAGCTGTCCAAATACTTCTCTTGCTCCGGCGACAAGGCGTCGATCGCGATGTCAAGGCTCTCCAGCTTGTAGCTGGCGACTTGGCGGTCAATTTCATATGGCACGTTAACCACGTTTTTGCCCAAATCCGCATAATTCTCGCTTACATAGCGCAGGCCAAGAGCTTGAAGCGCAAACGTTGTGTCCATGATTTCGGCCGGGTGTCCGTCCGCCGCGCCCAGGTTGACAAGGCGTCCTTCGGCCAGAAGGTACATTTTGCGTCCATCCTTGAAGCGGTACTCCTCGATGTTGCGGCGCACGGTACGAATCGAATCCGATCGCTTGGCCAGCTCCGGCTTGTTTACTTCCACGTCAAAGTGGCCTGCGTTGCTAAGAATGGCTCCGTCTTTCATGACATCGTAATGCTCGCCTGTAATAACGTCTTTGTTGCCCGTTACCGCGATGAAGAAATCGCCAAGCTTGGCAGCTTCCAGCATAGGCATGACCCGGAACCCATCCATATGCGCTTCCACGGCCTTGATGGGATCAATCTCGGTGACGATGACGTTCGCGCCCAGTCCTTTGGCACGCATGGCCACGCCTTTGCCGCACCAGCCATACCCCGCAACAACGACCGTTTTTCCCGCAACAACCAGGTTGGTCGTACGGATGATTCCGTCAAATGCAGACTGTCCCGTACCGTACCGGTTATCGAACAAGTATTTGCAATAGGCGTCATTCACCGCAACCATCGGAAATTTCAGTTCGCCTTCTTTCGCCAACGCTTTCAGACGAATAATGCCCGTTGTCGTTTCCTCTGCCCCGCCGCGAATCGTTGCGGCCAGGTCTGGCCGTTCGGATGCGAGAATGGTAGCAAAATCGCCGCCATCGTCGATAATCAGGTCCGGCTTGGCTTCAAGCGCACGAATCTGCAGTGCTTTGAATTCCTCCGCGCCCGGATTGTGCTTTGCATAAACGGTCACTCCGTCCTCAACGAGTGCGGCGCACACATCATCCTGTGTCGACAGCGGATTGCTGTGGGTGATGGTGACTTCCGCTCCCCCCGCTTGAATGACCTTGGCCAAGTACGCCGTTTTGGCTTCAAGGTGAAGACAGATGGATACCTTAAGTCCCTTGAAAGGAAGATCCAGTTCAAACTGACGGCGAATGCGATTTAACACCGGCATGTGCGCTTCTACCCAATCGATTTTAAGATGACCTTCCGGCGCAAGCGCCATATCAGCAACAATGCTGTTCTGCAAAGCAGGTGTAGTCATACCTTCATCCTCCTAAACATGTGATTGCTTCTATATCTTTTCGAGCTTTCGATTACAACCGGATGACCTGATGCTGCCCGGTGAATTCGGATTGGCTTCCAATCAAACGCTCGATCCACTCTGTACCATACTGGTTCAAGTAAAATAGAACATTATGGACCCTCTCCTGCGGTTTGTTCATTGGGAAAAGGGAAGCCTGGATACCATTCCAGTGACGCAGCCCCGCCTCATGTTTCTCCGCAATGGCCCGATGCGTCTGCTGCTGCATATATTGGACCTGTTCTCCAATCTTGCGCAAATTGGTTTCGCCGATTCGCCCAAGTCCGGCTTGGATTTCCGCCAATCGGTCCAGCAAGGGCCGGTACACGGTTTCTATAGCCTGTTGTGCTTTTGCAAACTCTTCCTCCACAGCCAACGTTTCCTGGCCGTCCAGCCATTGCTGCTTGCGCTCTTCAAGACGATACTGAACATCCTGAAACGAAAGACCGTATTGCTGCATATGTTTGTGGTGGATGTCTTCCAAAATGGTAAAAGAAAGACGCGGCAACAGAATGGGCATTTGCAAACCAAACTGTCTGAAGGCTTCACGGGTCAATCCCCAATATGAAATCTCTCCATGCCCCAAAATAACGGCCAGAACCGGCAGTACAGAGTCTTGCATTAACGGCCTTGTCAGCACGTTGTTGCTGAAACGCTCCGGATGTTCGGCGAGCTCCTGAAGCAGCCGATCTTCCGTGAAGGACACCAGTCCCTTCCGATCGCCGAATAAGCCATCCTTGTAAGTTAACAACAGGCGTGCGCCCTGATGGATGTAGAACAAATTGGCCCCGTCTTCGGCAACTTCTGCCGGCATGTCATAGCCAGCCCCCACAACCTGGGAAGCTCCTTGCAAATAAGCGTGTCGCAGCACATCGTTCTTGCGAATCATGTTCGCAAACACCGGTTGTTCCAACGCCCGCAGTCCCTGCTCTGCCGCATCCATAAGAACAAGCCCGCTTCCTCCGAACAGGGCGGACAACATTCTGGCAAACGCATCGCTGAGATTGGAGCTGGATTCGTGAATGTCCCTAAGCAGTTTAACCAGTCCCGGTTTATGTACTGTATCAGGCAAGAGCTGTTCCACCTGCTCGATGGCATTCTTCCATTGGTCTGCATCCACATGAACGCTGCTCACCGAATCCCGTCCGCTAAATCGCCCGTGCAGCTTTACTTTGACGATGTTCCCATTGCGGTCGGGCAAGAACGTGTGATTCACCTCGTCCCAGTCATGGTCTTCACCCGCAATCCAGAAAACGGGCACGACAGGACGCCCGAGCTTGGCTTCGGCTTCTCGTGCAGCCGCAATCACGCTGGCAGCCTTGTAAATAACGAACAACGGACCTGTAAAAAGACCGCTCTGCTGTCCGCCCGTCACAACCAGCGCACCTTGCTGGCTCAATCGTTCCAGCGATTGACGAACTTCCGGGTGATCGTTCAAACGCCGATTATATATACTCAAGTATTCCACCAGATTCTGACGATGCACTCGCGCGTTTTCGGTTTCATCCAGCCATTGGGCACGCGCCGAGAGATTGGAATCAAAGTGAACGTCATATTCATAAAGGGCTCTCACAGCATCACGCGAACAAATATAATCTTCAGCCAGCCGTGATCCGCTGCGGAGCGCCTCGGGTATTCCTTTCATGAGGTCTGCCTCCTATTCTGCTTCAAAGAGCCTTTCTTGATTGTACTCAATAGTAGGCCTCTACGTCAAAAGAAAGTATGCCTTGTTTCCTTAAATTCCAGCTTTAACTATGATAACAATTGAAAACAAAAAACCGCCGATCGCTCGGCGGTTTGATTAAATCGATAATGGCATCTGGCTTGATGACATATTATACGTACGGTTCTGCTACCCAGTGCCCTTTGGATACTTCGATCAATTGGGCATTTTGCAGATTGTAAGGATCGTTTACAGGACCGCCCGAAGCATTCTGAATCGGTCCGGATTGTTCGTCCGGAAGCAAAATGCGGCGTTTGCTGCGTTCCACCTCGGGATCCGGAACCGGAATCGCCGACAGCAGCGTTTTGGTGTAAGGGTGCACCGGATTGGAGTAAAGCTCTTCGCTTTCTGCCAGTTCCACCACTTTTCCCATGTACATTACCGCAACGCGGTCACTGATATGTTTAACCATGGAAAGATCATGCGCAATGAACAGGTAAGTCAGGCCAAGACGCTGCTGAAGTTCTTCCAGCAATTTGACGACCTGAGCCTGAATTGAAACGTCCAACGCCGACAACGGCTCGTCACAGATAATGAATTTAGGGTCTACGGCCAAGGCGCGTGCAATCCCGATCCGTTGTCTTTGACCACCCGAGAATTCGTGCGGGTAACGCAGCGCATGGCTTGGATTCAACCCGACCAGGTCAAGCAGCTCCTCTACCCGTTTTTTCCGTTCTGCTCGGCTGGAAGCCAAACCGTGGATATCCAAAGATTCACCGATAATATCCATGACATTGAAACGCGGGTTCAACGATGCATATGGATCTTGGAAGATCATTTGCATGTCTTTGCGCATTTCTTTCATCTTGCGGGGAGACAGCTTATAAATATCCGTTCCGTTGAAGTTTACGTTTCCGCCCGATGGTTCGTACAAACGCAGAATCGTACGGCCGGTTGTCGATTTACCGCAACCCGACTCGCCTACAACGCCCAGCGTTTCCCCTTCGAAAATGTCAAAGCTCACATCATTCACGGCTTTCAGGATGTTGCCTTTGCCCAGATTGAAGTATTGTTTGAGGTTTTTAACCTGCACGAGAGGTTTATTTGCCCCTTTAACAATGCCTACCGGAGTCGGTTTTTCCTTTTTAGGCTCATCCAAACGCGGCAGGGCGTTCAGCAATTTAATCGTGTATGGATGCTGAGGATTGCTGAAAATTTCATCGGTTGTACCTGTTTCGACAACCTCGCCTTCTTTCATGACCACGACACGGTCACACATACCTGCTACGACGCCAAGGTCATGCGTAATCAGCATGATGGAAGTGCCGAGCTTTTGCTGCATGTCTTTCATAACATCCAGAATTTGAGCCTGGATCGTTACGTCAAGCGCTGTAGTTGGTTCGTCCGCGATCAGCAATGATGGGCGGCAAGCCAAGGCAATGGCGATCATTACACGCTGACGCATACCACCTGAAAATTGGTGCGGATAGTGCCCCATCCGGATTTCCGGGTTTTTGATGCCGACAAGCTTGAGCATTTCCAGGGCGCGGGCTTCCGCTTCCTTTTTGGACATGTTCTGATGCTTGCGAAGCACCTCGGTAATTTGTTTACCGACTTTGATCGTTGGGTTGAGCGATGTCATCGGATCTTGGAAAATCATACCGATATCTTTACCGCGAATCGCTTCCATTTCTTTATCCGTTTTATTCAATAGGCTCTGACCTTGAAAAACGATCTCTCCATTTTTAACGATGGAAGGCGGGGAGGGGATCAGCTTCATGATGGTCTGAGCGGTAACGCTTTTACCACTACCGGACTCACCAACGATTCCCAGCGTTTCTCCTTTGCCTAATTCGAAACTAACATTTTTTACGGCATCAAATACCCCCGAGCGCGTTTTAAACGAAACGCTCAGATCTTTGACTGTTAAAATCGTCTCCATAATCCCACCTCCTATTTCTATTTACGTAATTTCGGATCCAGCGCATCCCGGAGTCCGTCGCCGAGCAAGTTGAAAGCAAGCATCGTCAATACCATCAGGCCGGCAGGGAACCACATCCGCCAAGGATACAGCGTCCAGCCTGTAAGAGCGTCATTGATCATCGATCCCAGGGAAGATCTCGGAGCGGATACACCCAGACCAAGGAAGCTCAGGAACGCTTCCGCAAAGATCGCATTCGGGATAGACAATGTCAGTGTAACGATAATCGGGCCAACCGCATTAGGCAGCAAATGACGGAACAACTGGCGTCCCGTGCTTGCACCCATCGAGCGTGCGGCGAGAATAAAATCTCTGTTTTTCAGCTGCATGATCTCCCCGCGAACGATCCAGGACATGCTGATCCAGCCGGTAATCGTCAATGCGATAATAATGGTCGTCAAGCTTGGCTCCAGAACGACCAGCAGCAGGATAACAACCAACATATAAGGAAGAGAGTACAAAATTTCGGAGAACTTGTTCATGATTCCGTCTACGCGTCCGCCGTAAAAACCCATGATCGCACCATAAATGACCCCGATCACAAGGTCAATCAAGGCAGCCGCCAGACCGACCGTCAGGGATACCCGTGCACCGACCCAAGTTCTTACCCAAATATCACGGCCGAGTTCGTCCGTGCCGAACCAATGCTCTGCGCTTGGCGCCATATTGGCGTTCAACAAATCATTGGAATAATAGTTGTAGCTTGTAAAGATCGAAGTTGGACCAATGATCGAAAAAAGAACAACAAGGATGAGAACGCCCAAGCTGATCATCGCAACTTTGTTGCTTGCCAGCCTGTACATCGCGTCTTTCCACAGCGATACGCTTTCCTGCGATTTTACCGCCGGGGCAGCATTCGCCGTTTGTGCATTTTTATTATTTGAGCCAGACAACGTTATGCCCCCTTCTTGCTTTCCAGCTTAATTCTAGGATCAACCAGTACATAGGCGATATCTGTCAAGAAACGAGCGAGCATCAACAGAACGCCGTAAAAGATCGTGATCCCCATAATCATCGTATAGTCACGGTTAGTAATACTTTCGACAAACACTTTACCAATACCGCCGATGTTAAAGATTTGCTCGATAACGACCGAACCGGTGATGATGTTTGCAGTCATTGGACCCACATAAGTTACGACCGGCAAAATACCGTTACGCACAACGTGTCTGAACATGATAGCAGGCCATTTCAAACCTTTGGCTTTCGCTGTTTTGATATAATCCGCATGCAATACTTCCAACATGCTAGAACGAGTCAAACGGGCAATGAACGCGATCGGGGATGCCGACAGCGCGGCTACCGGGAGAACGTAGTCAAGCGGGCCATCGAAGCCCATGACGTTGAACCATCCCAACTTGTAGGCAAACACGTACTGGATCAGCGACGCCAGCAAAAAGCTCGGCACGGCGATCCCGATGACGGCAAGTACCATCGTAATATCGTCGATCAGCTTGCGGTGGTAGACTGCCGCCAACAAACCTAGCAGTACCCCCACGACGATCGAAATGATGATCGCAAAGATGCCGAGACGCAACGAAGCCGAAAACGTTTGAACGATCATATCGGAAACGTCCTGATTCAGGTATTTCATGGAAACGCCGAAATCACCCTGCACGATCCCGCCCATGTACTTCAAATACTGCTCAAACAGGGATTTGTCCAATCCGTATTTCTGCTCGAGCAATGCCCGGATTTCAGGAGACACCTTTTTCTCGGAGGTAAAAGGGTCTCCCGGAATGGCTTTCATCAAGAAGAATGTTGCCGATGCCAGTATGAAAAGCGATAGCAGCACGAATAGCAGTTTTTTCAAAACATACTTAACCAACCCTTGCACACCTCCAAAAACAATATTTTGTATACAAATCGATTGTAGAATTAGACAATGCGTCTTGTCCAATCCAGTTATCGGAAATTTCAAGAATTATAAGGAAAATCGGCTCACATACAAAAAAATCGGGATATATATGGAAAACCACATATATATCCCGAAGCATTCATATAGACTTCAGAACAACTTTACTTCGCTTCCAAATATGCGCGAGTGAAGTCGATCGCTCCACTAAAATCAAGTTGTACGCCTTTCAGGTAAGGCTTAGTCAAAGATACGTTAGTGTAATAGTAGATTGGCAGAACCGCCATGTCATCCTGAACCAGGACTTTTTCAGCGTCAGCAAATGCAGCCATACGCTTAGCAGGATCAGTTTCTTTCACAGTTGCTTTAACGTCTTTATCGAACTGTTCGTTGCTGTATTTAGGATCATTGTTTGTGTTGCCAGTTGTCCACATTTCCAAGAAGTTGTACGGATCGTTATAGTCTGCAGACCATCCCGCACGAGCGATTTGGAAGTTTTGGTTTTGGCGGTTCTCAAGGAATACGCCCCACTCTTGGTTTTCCGTTTTCACGTCAACGCCAAGGTTTTGTTTCCACATATCAGCGATCGCCAGAGCAATTTTCGCATGACCGTCACTTGTGTTGTAGATCAAAGTAACTTGCGGCAAAGTTGTGTAGCCTTCTTCTTTCATACCTTCTTCAAGCAATTTTTTAGCTTGTTCTACGTCTTCTTTGAAGTAGTCGTCTTTGTGCTCATCACGGAATTCGCCGTTTTCACCGCGGATACCTGGAGGAACGAAACCGAATGCCGGAATTTGTCCGCCTTGCGTTACTTTGTCAACGATCAGTTGACGGTTGATCGACATCGCGAAAGCTTGACGGATTTTTTTGTTGTTGAAAGGTGCTTCATTTACGTTAAACAAATAGTAATACGTACTTGCAATACCTGTAGCTTTGAACTCGTCCGGCAGTTCAGCTTTTACAGACGGGATTTGATCCGTAGGAACTTCACCGTTAGGTGCACCCGTGTAATCCAATTGACCGGATTTGTAAGCTTGCAGTTCGGAAGCGCTGCTGCTAGTCAGGGACATGTTGATTTCAGACAGTTTGATTTCGCTTGCAGCATGGTAAGATTCGTTTTTCTTCACAACGATTTTTTGACCTTTAAGGAAAGAATCCATTGTGAACGGTCCGTTAACGATCATGTTTTTGTAATCCGTAAAGAACTTGTCGTTTGTATCAGCAGACTTGTGTACCGGGTAGTACGTATAGAATGCTGTCAAACCCAAGAAGTAAGGCGTTGGGTTTTCCAAAGTTACTTCCAGTGTATGCTCATCGGTAGCTTTCACACCAACTTGGGAGAAATCAGTGATTTTTTCACCTTTGAACGACTCATCAGTGCTGCGGTTGAAGCCTTCCGCACCTTTAATGTAGTAAAGCTGATAAGCGTAAGGAGATGCTGTTTCCGGTTTCAAAGCGCGTTCCCAAGAACGAACGAAGTCTTCCGCAGTGATTGGATCGCCGTTGCTCCATTTCGCTTCAGGGTCCAAGTTAAACACATATTTCAGGCCGTCTTCAGAAACCTTCCAGTCTTTAGCAACGCCTGCAGCTTCTTTGCCGTCAGCGTCAATGCGAACGAGGCCTTCATACAAGAATTTCAGAACCGTGTTGGTTTGGCTGTCTTTTGCTTGTGCCGGGTCCAACGTAGGAGGTTCAGCTGTCAGGTTAATTTTGAGCACTTGGTCTTTTGCAAGACCGGCTTCTTCGCCTGCAGAACCAGTTCCTGTGTTGTTGTTGCTGCTTGTGCCTTCATTTTTCGATCCGCACGCTGCAAGTACGGTACCGAACGCCAAAATCAGCGTCAAAAGGACTAATAGACTTTTCCTTTTCATCTAACACTTTCCCCCTAAATTGATGTGGTTTATGTTTATAGATTATACAACCACCGGTCAAAAAAATCTACATTACTTTTTCAGAAAGTAATGTTTTTTTTCACTTTTCGACAAATTCGACACCGTTTTCGAAGTTTTTGTGTTATGTATGCTCACATGATATTGATAAAATATCTAAAAAGCCCAAATACAGTAAATAGAATATAAGAGAAACTCATCACGACGAAAGCCATGCGCCAAACGACCCGGAACATTCGAACCCCATCGACCCTGCCCTTAAGCCTATTTTGGGCTCCTCCGATCAGTCCCAGCGCGATTAGTATGAGGAGAAGGGTCAAATAAAATCCAAATTGCGTATCAAATGTCAAATTGAATAATGCCGAGACCGAAAAAATCAAAAATAGAGTCGTTACGTCCATTGCGACTTTGAAAGCAGCCCGCTTGTTCTTCTTCCATGCAACCATGGCCAAATACGTAATGATAAACGGGAAAAAGGGCAGCACGCTCAATCCGATGAAAATTCCCATCAACTCACTCCTTCCGTTTACATGCCTTCAATCAGGCGATACATCGTTTCATGCATCGGAGCCGGCAAACCGTAACGCTGGGCAAGCATGACGAACTGACCGTTGATCGATTCAATTTCAGTGCGGCGCCCGGATTGAACATCTGCCAGCATCGAAGAGGTATTGGAAGCCGTCGATCGACATACGGAAAGGATCTGTTCCCACCAGTCCGGGTCCGTTTCGATTCCTGCTGCAGCAAGAATGTTCATTCCTTCATCATACAGCTGGCGCATGACAGCAATGCGTTCCTCACGCGACAGCAGTTCACCGTTCGGTATTCTCCACAATGCCGTTAGCGGATTGATGACCGCATTGATCATCCATTTTCTGTGAACCATCCTCTCGATTTGATTCGACGCAATCCCGTCAAATCCTGCCTGACACAGCATCAGGGCTACATCCGCCGCCGAACTTCGGCCGACATTCGCCGACTGATTTCCACGGGCATCCTTGCTTTCGCCAATCCAAGTTTGGCCATGCCCTGCATGATGCACATCCCCGCCATCGCGTTTTGCCCCTTCGGTCGTGACTGCGCTGAATATTCGCCAAGAAGGAAACGCCTTTTCCAGTTTTTCGATATGTCCCAATCCGTTCTGAAAACAAACTACGTTCACCGGCTTGGTTTGTAGACCGTCCATGCTTTGAATCGCTTCATCCATTCCCGTCTGCTTGACCATTAGAAACAGCCAATCGCCCGGAGCACGATTCCATTCATCAAGAAGCCCGGAAATCGGCTGTGCTTGGACGTTTTCCGGTGAAAGCACGTGCACGGCGCCGCCAGATTCGAGGGCCCGAATTCCTTGAGCGCGCAGCTGCTTCGACTGCTCTTCCGTTCTTGTCCAAAACCGGACTTGGTGCCGTACGGCTTGGAGCTTGGTTCCAAACAGCAGGCCTAGTGCCCCAGCCCCGATAATATCAATAATCATGCGACACCTCTTTTTTCGTTCATCATGCCTTTCTTCTATCTATAATAGAACAAAAATACGAAACAAAAAACCCGTCTGATCCGCCGTTTGTAACGGAGATGTGACGGGCTGGCTCAAATGAGTAGTCCAGAATCATTCACGAACTACTCAATCCGCTCCAAATTTCCATTGGCATCCATTTTGAAGCGAGTCTTGATTTCTTCTTCTTCTTCGGACAAAAAAGCAAGCCTGCGCGCACGATCCATGATCTGAATCAATGCCTTGTAATCGTCGTTCACCACACGATAATCGGTCTGTACTTCACTGACTTCTTTGGACAGCCTGTCGTTCTCCAATCGAAGCTCCATTAACTCGTCTTCTTTTTCGCGCAGTTCCTTCTCCAACATCTTCAACTGGCGGCTGGTTTCCTGAACTGTCCCTTTCCATTGCCTCAAGTAACGAATGACTGCATCCATCGATAGGGATTCTTCGGATACTCCATCCGTCTGATACGCATTCTCTTCCGTATCCATCGGCGCTATTGCGGCCACTTGCGGGCCATGCACGGCAGGCTGTTTCCGGAGATAGCTCCGTTTCTGGCGCTGCGCCTTGGCATTGCTGATGGCAGACTCATATTTCTTGCGCACACAGCTGTTCCAGCGAAATCCGCAAGCGGCAGAAGTCCTGCCGATTTTTTCGCCCACTTCCTCAAAAGCTGCAAGCTGGGTACTGCCTTCGCGAATATGCCGCAGCGTCACCTCCGCCAAGATCAAATCATCTTCTGTACTCCACGCATCCTGTCTAACTGCAGTCATGCTATATACCCTCCTAACAACATCCATAATAACCATTCACCAGCCGATGCCCGTCGTGTGAATTCAGACATAAAAGCTGCTTTACTCATTCATATGCCTCTCATAGAGTTCATAGAATTGATTTCATACTAAAATGTATTTCCACATTTATTAGCCTCCATACGTAACATATGAAAACAGGGTGAAATATAACTTGTCACCGACCGAAAAGAATTCGCTTTCATGCCCGTTTAGGTTTACACGAATTTCCTTTAACGGTATAATGTTGAGGAAGTATATCTATGAACGTACATAGAGAGGAGGACTAACCGTGGCACGCATGTTTCGGGTACTCGGCTTCTTCACGCTGACTATTGGCCTCATGGCCTTTGCTGGAGATCTCGTTGAAATGGCTTTGCTGTTTTTCCTGCAGACTGCGTTTTTCGTCATTTTGGGATATTTGAAATTTACCGAGAGAACATACATCTTGCTCTTCTGGGGATATATGATCGTAACGTTCACCGGTTTCAGCTATTGGACCGTATTCCAGATGGGACTGCCGCTTTAATCCGCCATCATGCAAGCAATCCGGCTGCTGCCGGATTGCTTTTTTGCCGTTTGTTGACGTACGTTTAGAATATTTCCATATCATCGCTACGAAGCAGCCAGCTTTTATTGAGGATAATTCCGCTTTCGGTTTCATATATTGTTCTCAGGACTTGAAGCTTGTACGATGAAACTATTCACACAGAGAGGAGAATGAACTGGTGAAGGGTCGATCCGCCATTGCTGCCCTGGTCTGTGCCTTGTTATGCATACAACTTACATCGACCTATGTTTATGGAGAAGATTACTCCCCTGAGGAAACTCGCGCCCTGCTGCAAAAAAGCCTGTCGATCGTCGAGATTGACCATGAGATTGAACGGATCGAGGAAAGGCAGCAGCAGCTCGGCAAGGAGCAACAACTACTGCAGGTTCAGCTTCGGGAACAGGAAAACGAGATACATATTCAACAGGATCGGGCCGGGGAAGTGGTCAGGTCCTATTATATGGGGGAACGCGATAGCCTGCTTATGGCCGTCTTGGGTGCCAGATCGCTTAAGGATTTATTCGTATTATATGATTATTATCAGATCATTATTGGCAGGGATCGGGCGGTTCTTGACAAATACCAGGAAAGGTATGACAGCATGCTGCAAACCTCCCTGCGGATTTCCGAAACCACCGACGAATTAAACGTTTTAAAAGCCGGTTTGCAGAACCAGCGGAAACGCGTTGCCGCGCTTCAAAACGAGGTGGATGGCGAGTTGGCCAAAAGCGATAATGCTGCGGCCATTCAGAAGCTGATGGAGGAATTGACGAATTACTGGGAAAACATCGGCATTTATGAAGTCAAACGTTACTTCAAGGCGCTCGCAGCGGCCATGCAAAATCTGCCGCAGTTCATCCAAGAGCAAAATGGGGGGATCTCCACGACAGGAACGACGTATACGATTCGAATCGGTCAGGATGAACTTAATGCATTTTTGCGCGAACAAGATCCGATTTTTGAAAACTTTGCTTTTCAGTTTGACGAGAACAAGATTACGGCCGCGGGACAGCGTGACGAACTGCAGTTAAGCATCGAGGGTCATTACACGGTTGAAAACGAGCCACAAAATTCCATCCGATTTCATGTGAACAAACTGGTATTTAACCAGTTCGAACTGCCCGATACAACCCGCCGCATGTTGGAGCGTGAATTCGATCTTGGTTTCTATCCCCAGAAGATTCTATCCTTCGTCAAAGCCACGGATGTATCGACCAGCAAAGGCGTTCTTGAAGTGAAGCTCGCCATCTCATTCTGACCCGTTCGCGTGAATTTCCAAAATACGTTTCACGTACTGTTCGGCCTTTAGTTTTCCCCGGAACAGCTGTTCCATACTCGTACTGTAATCGTGCAGCTGGGATTCGCCGATTTCGTGCATGCTTTCTCCCTTGCCCCATGTTTCTCCGTTCGTTAACTTAAATTGGTTTTCGAGCATTTCCATTTCTGCATCCAATTGCTCCTGCCTGGCAGGCATTCGGCCTGTACGGCTGGACCATTCGGCTTGAATGATAACGGAT contains the following coding sequences:
- a CDS encoding 2-dehydropantoate 2-reductase, which gives rise to MIIDIIGAGALGLLFGTKLQAVRHQVRFWTRTEEQSKQLRAQGIRALESGGAVHVLSPENVQAQPISGLLDEWNRAPGDWLFLMVKQTGMDEAIQSMDGLQTKPVNVVCFQNGLGHIEKLEKAFPSWRIFSAVTTEGAKRDGGDVHHAGHGQTWIGESKDARGNQSANVGRSSAADVALMLCQAGFDGIASNQIERMVHRKWMINAVINPLTALWRIPNGELLSREERIAVMRQLYDEGMNILAAAGIETDPDWWEQILSVCRSTASNTSSMLADVQSGRRTEIESINGQFVMLAQRYGLPAPMHETMYRLIEGM
- a CDS encoding peptide ABC transporter substrate-binding protein, which encodes MKRKSLLVLLTLILAFGTVLAACGSKNEGTSSNNNTGTGSAGEEAGLAKDQVLKINLTAEPPTLDPAQAKDSQTNTVLKFLYEGLVRIDADGKEAAGVAKDWKVSEDGLKYVFNLDPEAKWSNGDPITAEDFVRSWERALKPETASPYAYQLYYIKGAEGFNRSTDESFKGEKITDFSQVGVKATDEHTLEVTLENPTPYFLGLTAFYTYYPVHKSADTNDKFFTDYKNMIVNGPFTMDSFLKGQKIVVKKNESYHAASEIKLSEINMSLTSSSASELQAYKSGQLDYTGAPNGEVPTDQIPSVKAELPDEFKATGIASTYYYLFNVNEAPFNNKKIRQAFAMSINRQLIVDKVTQGGQIPAFGFVPPGIRGENGEFRDEHKDDYFKEDVEQAKKLLEEGMKEEGYTTLPQVTLIYNTSDGHAKIALAIADMWKQNLGVDVKTENQEWGVFLENRQNQNFQIARAGWSADYNDPYNFLEMWTTGNTNNDPKYSNEQFDKDVKATVKETDPAKRMAAFADAEKVLVQDDMAVLPIYYYTNVSLTKPYLKGVQLDFSGAIDFTRAYLEAK
- a CDS encoding RsfA family transcriptional regulator — encoded protein: MTAVRQDAWSTEDDLILAEVTLRHIREGSTQLAAFEEVGEKIGRTSAACGFRWNSCVRKKYESAISNAKAQRQKRSYLRKQPAVHGPQVAAIAPMDTEENAYQTDGVSEESLSMDAVIRYLRQWKGTVQETSRQLKMLEKELREKEDELMELRLENDRLSKEVSEVQTDYRVVNDDYKALIQIMDRARRLAFLSEEEEEIKTRFKMDANGNLERIE
- a CDS encoding DUF3397 domain-containing protein, which produces MGIFIGLSVLPFFPFIITYLAMVAWKKNKRAAFKVAMDVTTLFLIFSVSALFNLTFDTQFGFYLTLLLILIALGLIGGAQNRLKGRVDGVRMFRVVWRMAFVVMSFSYILFTVFGLFRYFINIM
- a CDS encoding ABC transporter permease — translated: MVKYVLKKLLFVLLSLFILASATFFLMKAIPGDPFTSEKKVSPEIRALLEQKYGLDKSLFEQYLKYMGGIVQGDFGVSMKYLNQDVSDMIVQTFSASLRLGIFAIIISIVVGVLLGLLAAVYHRKLIDDITMVLAVIGIAVPSFLLASLIQYVFAYKLGWFNVMGFDGPLDYVLPVAALSASPIAFIARLTRSSMLEVLHADYIKTAKAKGLKWPAIMFRHVVRNGILPVVTYVGPMTANIITGSVVIEQIFNIGGIGKVFVESITNRDYTMIMGITIFYGVLLMLARFLTDIAYVLVDPRIKLESKKGA
- a CDS encoding DUF2626 domain-containing protein, coding for MARMFRVLGFFTLTIGLMAFAGDLVEMALLFFLQTAFFVILGYLKFTERTYILLFWGYMIVTFTGFSYWTVFQMGLPL